The Microbacterium trichothecenolyticum sequence GGCATCCATCGACACCGTGTCGGGAGCCATGCTCGTCGACTCGACCGGACCGACGCAGTCGATCTCCCTCAACTCCGTCAACGGCTCCGCCACCGTCCGCCTCGACCGCTCGCTGCCCGCGAACTACGTCTCGCGCTCGGTCAGCGGCCGCGTGCAGATCGACGGTCAGGTGCGCTCAGGGTCGGGACCCACGAACTACACCGGGTCGACCGGCACCCTCGCCGGGTCGTTCGTCGACGTGCGCGCCAACACCGTCTCGGGCGAGATCACGGTGCTGCGCCGCGGCATCTCGGGGCTGCGCCCCGAGGAACTCGCCGGAGAGGAGGAGTGGTGATGAGCCCCGTCTTCTCGCACGGCGACCTGCGCCTGTACATCCTGAGCCTGCTCGACGAAGCCCCGCGCCACGGCTACGACCTCATGCAGGCACTGACCGATCGCACCGGTGGCACCTACTCGCCCTCCGCCGGCACCATCTACCCCCGCCTGGCCAAGCTCGAGGAGGAGGGGCTGGTGACCAAGACCGTCGACGGCCGCAAGACCGTCTACGAGATCACGGATGCCGGGCGCACCGAGGTCGCGGACCGCTCCGGCGACCTCGAGGGCATTCGGGCGGGCCTCGCCGACAGCGTGCGCCTCATCGCCGACGAGGTGCGCGGGAGTGTTCGCGACGCCATGCGGAGCCTGCGCGCCGATCTCGCCGCCGCCGCCCGCGACGAGCGGGATCACTCCCCGTCCGTCCCCGCCGACGACACTCGCGCCCGCAGCCGTGAGCAGCTCTCCCGCGCCGATGCGGCGATCAACGAGTTCCGCGGCCGGGTACGCTCCGAGCTTCGCGCGCACGTGGCTCGCGGCGGCGAGCTCGTGGCATCCGGGGTCGACGAGATCGAGGCGGCGCTGCGCCAGGCGTCCGAAGCAGCCTCCCGCGCAATGCGCGGCTGAGCCTCACCCCTCCCAGGGCAGGTGCTCGTCGGGGCCGGCCGGCTCGTCCACGGGAACCACCAGCACCGGACGATGCTGACGGTGGGTCAGCCGGGCGGCGACGGAACCGGTGAGGAACTCCCGCAACGACTCCCCCAGCCCCCGCTTGCGCGTTCCCACCACCAGCAGCGACGCCCCCACCTCGTCGGCGAGACCCATGAGCGCGAGAGCGGGGTCACCGAACACCTGTCGAACGCGCCACGCGGCGGTGCTGCCGGCGAGGGCCGCGTCGGCGGCACGCTGTACCTCTTCGAGGGCGGCTCGCGCCGCGGCCCCCGCCAGATCGACGGTCGACGGGTGCACGTAGCCGTCGGGGTCCTCGAAGGCCACGAAGCGGGTGGTGTCGACGTGGGCGACGACGAGTTCGGTGTACGCCAGGGCGGCGTAGCGCGCCGCCTCCTGCACGACGCGGGGAGACTGCCCCGGCACGACCCCCGCGATGACGGGACCGGATGCCGCGGGGCGAGGGAGATCGGTCATGCGCGAAGGCCTTTCGTCGGTGCCGTCACGGCGGCCGCCCAGCCGCTCGACGGCTGGGCGGGAAAGCGCCGTGATATCCTGGCTGCTACTCTTACCGGCTCGGTCCGGAACCGCAATACGCAGGGCCCAGAGCGCGGCCCTCGACGTCGATCGTGAGGGGGTCTCGCATGGGGCGTGGCCGTCAGAAGGCGAAGAACACCAAGATCGCCCGTGAGCTGAAGTACGACACCTACTCGGTGAACTACTCGGCTCTCGAGCGCGAGCTGGGCGCACCCGAATCGGGTGAAGACGCGTACGTCGACAAGTGGGCCGACCAGTACAGCGACGAGTACGAAGACGAGAAGGCGTAAGCCGCCCGTCGTCACCAGGTGCGGCCGGTGCGCCGTTCCCACGCCTGCTCGATCGTTTCGTTCCGCGAGACGACGACCGCGGCGGGAATGATGCACAGCACCGCTGCGCCGAGCAGGACGATCCCCGCGGTCCAACCGCCGGTGATCTCGTGCGTGACCCCGATCGCCAGCGGCATGAGCGCGGCGAGCCCGTAACCGACGCTCTGCACGAACCCGCTGAGAGCAACGGCGGTGTCGTGCGAGCGGGTGCGCATCCCGAACAGCACCAGCACCATCGGGAACATCAGGGGCACGAGTCCGACCAGCACGACCCAGAGGGTCGTTGCGGCGGCCGGTGCGAGCAGCAGCCCGGCGACTCCGACGAGCCCGCACACGACCGCGACGGCGTAGAACGGCGTCGTCCGACGAACGCGGCTGACGATCACCGGCACCACGAGGGCGACGGGCATGCCCATGAACGAGAACAGCGCGAGCAGTCCGCCGGCCTGCACGGCACCCACTCCCGCGACGTCGACGAGCAGGGGCGGGAGCCAGGCGAACAGCCCGTAGGCGGCAGATGAGTTGACCGCGAACGTGACGACCAGCGCCCAGGTCTGCGGCACCCGCACGACCCTCGCCAGCACCGACGCACGCGGCTCCTCGATCTCGTCGGCGTGCGACGCGCGAGCGCGCAGCAGCATCGCCACCCAGGGAACGACGGCCGCGACGGCGACCGCCGCCCACACCAGGAACGAACCGCGCCAGCCGATCGCCCCCGCGAGAGGGACCGCGACCAGCGGCGGCACGAAGGTCGCGACCGCCATCGTCGAGGAGTACACCGTGGTCATCAGCCCGATGCGAGACGGGAAGTACTTCTTCACCACGGCCGGGAGCAGCACGTTGGCCACACCGACGGCAGCGAACACACCCGCCGTCGCCGCCAAGAGCCCGGCCGCCTCGACCGCGACCGCCCGCAGCACGAGCATCGCCGCGGCGAGCGCCGCTGCCACCAGCACCAGACGTTCCAATCCGATACGTCGCTCGATGGACGGGGCGAACATCCCCGCCAGCGCGAACGCCGCCGGCGGTGCCATGCCGATGAGCCCGACGACGGCGGCCGGCACGTCGAAGTCGCGTTGGATCGCCGTCAACAGCGGCGACAGCGACGCGACCGCGATGCGCAGCGTCAATGCGAGCAGGACGACGGCGGCCGCAGCGAGCGCGACCATCCCCGCCCCGCGGCGGGTCAAGACTCCTGGCTGCCCTCGACCCAGGCGAGGTACTCCTCCGACACGGTGCCGGTGACGTAGCGACCGTCGAAGCAGCTCATGTCGAGGTCGACCAGGTCGGTTCCCTCCATGATGGCGGCCTTGAGATCCTCGACCTCCTGGTACACCAGGTAGTCGCAGCCCAGCTCTTCGGCGATCTCGGGGATCGTGCGGCCGTGGGCGACGAGCTCGTGGCGCGAGGGCATGTTGATGCCGTACACGTGGGGAAAGCGCACGGGAGGTGCGGCGGAGGCGAACGTCACGCTCTTGGCCCCGGCATCCCGAGCCATCTGGATGATCTCGCGGCTGGTCGTACCGCGCACGATCGAGTCATCGACGAGCAGGACGTTCTTGCCCTGGAACTCCGTCGACATGGCGTTCAGCTTCTGACGCACGCTCTTCTTGCGCACCGCCTGGCCCGGCATGATGAAGGTGCGACCGACGTAGCGGTTCTTGTAGAAGCCCTCGCGGTACTCGATGCCGAGCTTGCGGGCCACCTGCATCGCCGCCGGGCGCGCGGAGTCGGGGATCGGCATGACCACGTCGATCGACCCCGCCGGGGTGTACTTGGCGACCGTGTCGGCCAGGCGCTCGCCCATGCGCAAGCGCGTCTCGTACACCGAGACGCCGTTCATGACCGAGTCGGGACGGGCGAGGTAGACGTACTCGAACGAACACGGCGCGAGCGTCGGGTTCACCGCGCACTGCTGCGCGTGCAGCGTGCCGTCGAGGCTGATGAACACGGCCTCTCCGGGCTCGATGTCGCGGACGACCTCGAAGCCGGCGTTCTCGAGCACGAGAGACTCGGATGCCACGATGTACTCGTCGCGCGGCTCGCCGCCGGGCACCTGGGCCGCGGGGCGCTTTCCGAGGATCAGGGGACGGATGCCGAACGGGTCGCGGAAGGCGAGCAGACCGTAGCCGGCGATGAGGGCGATCGAGGCGTAGGAGCCCTCGACGCGCTCGTGCACGCGGCCGACCGCGCGGAACACCTGTGCGGGGTCGAGGTCGGGTCCGGTGATCTCGGACTGCAGCTCGGAGCCGAGGATGTTCACAAGCAGCTCGGTGTCGCTGCTGGTGTTGAGGTGACGACGGTCCTTGCTGAACAGCTCGCGGGTGAGCTCGCGCGTGTTCGTCAGGTTGCCGTTGTGCACGAGCACGATGCCGTAGGGCGCGTTGACGTAGAAGGGCTGTGCCTCTTCCTCGTTCGACGCGGTGCCCTTGGTGGCGTAGCGCACGTGCCCGAGGCCGATGTCGCCGAGGAGGGCCCGCATGTCGCGGGTGCGGAACGCCTCGCGCACCTGACCCCGGGCCTTGTGGATGTGGAAGACGCCGCTGGACTCCGCCGTGGCCATACCCGTGGAGTCCTGTCCCCGGTGCTGGAGGAGGAGGAGCGCGTCGTAGATCTCCTGATTGACCGGGCCCTGCCCGGCCATGCCGACGATGCCGCACATGGGGTGTTACTTCGCTCCGTTCGCCGGGGTCCCGGCATCCGCGTAGGTTCCGACCAGGCGCACGGCGCCCCCGTCGACGCCCTTCGCGCCCTGTTCGTAGTCGCCCTCGGGGCGGATGTCATCGCGCACGACACCGACCTGCCAGGTCGCGATGCCGTCGGCCTGCAGCGCCGCGATCGCGGCATCCGCGATCTCGGGGGCGACGACGGCGAGGAAGCCGATGCCGAGGTTCCAGGTGCCCTCGGTCGCGGTCAGCTCGAGGCCGCCGAGATCGGCGAGCACGCGGAACACCGGCGAGGGGCTCCATGTCGAGCGGTCGACATCGACCCACGTATTCTGCGGCAGCACGCGCGCGAGGTTGGCCGCGATGCCGCCACCGGTGACGTGGCTGAGCGAGTGGATGCCGGTGCCCACGGCCTCGTCGTCGAGCAGGCGCAGCAGCGGCGAGGTGTACAGGCGCGTGGGCTCGAGCAGCGCTTCGCCCCAGGTGCCGCCGAGGTCGGCGGAGAGGGAGCCGTAGGCGATGCCCGCGCCCGTGATGATGTGGCGAACGAGCGAGTAGCCGTTGGAGTGCAGGCCGCTGGAGGCCAGCGCCAGCACCACGTCGCCGCTCTTGACCCGGTCAGCACCCAGCACGCGGTCGGCCTCGACCACGCCGGTCGCCGCTCCCGCGACGTCGTAGTCGTCGATGCCGAGCAGACCCGGGTGTTCGGCGGTCTCGCCACCGACCAGCGCGGTGCCGGTGGCAGAGCACCCGCGCGCGATGCCGGCGACGATGTCGGCGATGCGCTGCGGCACGACCTTGCCGCACGCGATGTAGTCGGTCATGAAGAGCGGACGAGCGCCCACCACGACGATGTCGTCGACGACCATGCCGACGAGGTCTTCGCCGATGGTGTCGTGCTTGTCGATCGCCTGGGCGATGGCGACCTTCGTGCCGACGCCGTCGGTGCTCGTCGCGAGCAGCGGCTTGGCGTAATCGCGCAGAGCGGAGGCGTCGAAGAGACCGGCGAAGCCGCCCACGCCACCGAGCACCTCGGGTCCGTGGGTACGGCGCACGGCCGACTTCATCAGTTCGACGGCGAGATCTCCGGCGGCGGTGTCGACGCCTGCGACGGAGTACGGGTTTTCGTGGGGAGCTGAGGCCACCGCAACAGACTACCCGGGGTGGGCCCGCGCGCGTCGCGCGGGGTCGTCGACCGGGCGGGCGGGGCGCGCGGGGCGCGGGGCGCGGGGCGCGCGGGGTGCGGGGCGGGGGGCGGGGGGCGCGGGGCGCGGGGCGCGTCGCGCGGGCCCGGGCGTGCGGGGCGGGGCGCGGGGCGCGGCGGGACGAGCGGAGGATCGGGGACGCGGGGAGGAGCATCTCGCGCGAAGCATCCTCCGCCCGTCCCTCAGCCTCCGCTCGTCACGCCGCGCGCCGGCGGCGGCACTTCGCGGCACAGCGGCAACGCGCGGCAGGGCGGCAAGGCGGGGCGCGGCGGCAGCAGCCCGGGGCGCGGCGGGCTCAGGTGTCGCCGGCGCAGCGGGACGAGCGGAGGATCGGGGATGAGGGGAGGACTGATGCGCTCGAAGCATCCTCCGCCCGTCCCTCAGCCTCCGCTCGTCACGCCGCCTGCGCCACTTCGTCGCCCGGTCATCGCTTACGCGCGAGGTGCAGGCCCTGCGCGATAGCGCGCGAGATCAGATACTGCACGCTCGGCCAGTCGTCGACGATCTGGCGATAGCCGACGCGGATCACGTGATACCCGTTGAGCGTGAGGAGGGCGTCGTGACGGATGTCTTCGGCCCGTTGCTCGCCCACGTGATGCGCGCCGTCGATCTGCAGGACGAGCCTTTCGCCGATCAGCAGGTCGACGCGGTGACCGTGGAGAAAGGCCTGCGGCAGAAGGCGCACCTTCATCCACCGAAGACGGAAGATCACGATGCTCTCCAGGCCGGAGTCGGCGAAGGGCTGCACCTCGTCGAGGAGCGACCGAGCGCGGCCGGGCAAGGCCAGGCGGGAGAGCGACTCGGCGGATGCCATCTGCTTGTTGAGTGCCGATTCCCAGACGATCACGGCCTCTTCGCGGGGTATGCACGTAGCGACGAGGACGAGCACGTTCTCCACCGAGTCCACCAGCGCATCGGGATGCCGCGGCACGACGGGATGCGCTCGGTGAACGCGCGTACCGGCCGCCACCTCCACGCGACCGGCGTGCGGCGACGCCGCGACGTGCGCCCCGCGGGGCCGGGCGACCCAGAGGCCGAGATGTTCGGCAGCGCTCAGACAGGAGACCACGACGCCCCCGCGAGCGGCCGCGCGCAGCGACGCATCGGCATCCGGTAAGGCGAGCCACGACCGGCGGATACGAAGAAGCCGCCCCGCAGCGACGGCGTCCGCAACCGCTCGCCAGGACAGCCCCTCGTCCTTCAACCGCACGCTGCGGACGACCCCGCCTGCCCCTCGAACGAACTCGACCGGATCAGACGGGAGGGATGCCATGAGCACAGCGTCGCGGAGAGTCGGCCTCTCTCGGGCGGGCCGTCGAGTGAATGGGGAGAACGACTCCGAAGCAGACGTTGTGCAGGAGGGGCAGCCCCTCGGTCGGCCGGTGACGGGCGGAGGATGAGGGACGAACGGAGGACAGCACGACCGGACAGACCCTCCGCTCGTCCCTCGCCCTCCACTCATCACGGCCGCGCCGCCGAGCAACCCGCACACCGGGTGTCACACACGCGGCGCAAGGCCCATCGCCCGGCCCGCGCCCCGTCTTTACAATGACGCCATGACGGGCGGCCAGCCGGAGTGGGTGATCCGCGAGGACGCGGCGAAGTCGGTGCTGGTCGCGCTGTATCTGCGGCAGGTGCTCGGCATCCGCTCACCGGAGGAGCTCCCCGCTCTGCGCCGCGTGCCGCCGCCGGTCGTCCGAGACGAGACGGATGCCGCGCACGCGCAACTCGAACGCGAGTGGCGCGTCTTCTGGGCGATGGCCGTCGAGCCTCAGGCGCATCCCTCGCCGGTGCCGCTGGAGCTCGTCGACGGTTTCGAGGGCCTCGTCGCACGGCCGGTGGACGGCGCGGACGCACTGCGGCGCGCCATCTCCTCGCATGCCGACGACGCCGTCGACTTCGCCCGGCTCGCGCACGACCGCTATGCACGGGAGTCGGCCGCGCGGCCGGGGGTGTCGTACCGGGCCTACGCGAGCGCAATCGCCGCGCACGAGAGGGCGGTGGGCCGCCGGGCGCACTCCTTCGAGCTGAACGTGCAGGTGCTGCCGCTGGCTCAGCGCGGGGTGTGGTGGATCGGATCGCTCACGGTGGCCGTCACCGATGGCCTGCGCGGTGACGTGGCGGCGTTCGACTCCGCGATCCACCCGATCATCGCGGAGCTCGCCTGAGGCTCAGACCTCGTGCTGCTCGTGGTCGACGATGACCTGCCGCGTGCGCCGGCCGAGCACCCGCTCGAACACCAGCGCCACGATGGCGGCCAGGGCCACACCGGCGACGACGCAGATGAGAGCGGTGAAGGCGAACACCTGCAGCTCCGAGTACACGACCTGCGTGTAGGGGCTGACGTCGGTGCCGTCGATGGCGACCGTGAGCACGAGGGCGACGAGGATGCCGAGGAACGCACCCGCCGCGAGGAAGACGCCGTACTTGGGCGCGCGGCGCACCGTCGCCCTCTCGATGCCATCGCGGATGTACATCGGTCGTTCGGGAACGGGCTGCTCGACCATGTGCCCATTCTCCCACCGCGGGGCGCACAGCGGGTCGAGGTCTCTCGACGTGAAACTGCGCGCGAGCGCGAGGGGTCGCGGCGCCGGCCAGGTCGATGTCGTCGATACCGACGATGCTGACGTCGTCGGGACATGTCAGGCCCCGTTCGGCCAAACCGGCTTCGAGGCCGAGGGCAGCTACTCCACCCCCTTCAGCGCGCCCAGCATGTCGAGTCGACGAAGACGGAGCGCGAGCAGCAATGACGCGCTCAAACCGCACACCACGACGACCACGACGCACACACCGGTGGCGATCGTCGAAGGCGCGGGCGAGTAGTCCACACGGTCGGTGCTGAAAACGGCGAGGTAGGCCGAGAGGAAGCCCATCCCCGCCGGAATGCCGAGGAGCGCACCGGCCAGGGTGGTGGCCACGTTCTCGCGAAGGAGCAAGGCACGGATCTCGCGCGACCGCACCCCCAGCACGATGAGCGTCGCGTAATCGCGCGTG is a genomic window containing:
- the purF gene encoding amidophosphoribosyltransferase produces the protein MCGIVGMAGQGPVNQEIYDALLLLQHRGQDSTGMATAESSGVFHIHKARGQVREAFRTRDMRALLGDIGLGHVRYATKGTASNEEEAQPFYVNAPYGIVLVHNGNLTNTRELTRELFSKDRRHLNTSSDTELLVNILGSELQSEITGPDLDPAQVFRAVGRVHERVEGSYASIALIAGYGLLAFRDPFGIRPLILGKRPAAQVPGGEPRDEYIVASESLVLENAGFEVVRDIEPGEAVFISLDGTLHAQQCAVNPTLAPCSFEYVYLARPDSVMNGVSVYETRLRMGERLADTVAKYTPAGSIDVVMPIPDSARPAAMQVARKLGIEYREGFYKNRYVGRTFIMPGQAVRKKSVRQKLNAMSTEFQGKNVLLVDDSIVRGTTSREIIQMARDAGAKSVTFASAAPPVRFPHVYGINMPSRHELVAHGRTIPEIAEELGCDYLVYQEVEDLKAAIMEGTDLVDLDMSCFDGRYVTGTVSEEYLAWVEGSQES
- a CDS encoding zinc-binding alcohol dehydrogenase; the protein is MTGGQPEWVIREDAAKSVLVALYLRQVLGIRSPEELPALRRVPPPVVRDETDAAHAQLEREWRVFWAMAVEPQAHPSPVPLELVDGFEGLVARPVDGADALRRAISSHADDAVDFARLAHDRYARESAARPGVSYRAYASAIAAHERAVGRRAHSFELNVQVLPLAQRGVWWIGSLTVAVTDGLRGDVAAFDSAIHPIIAELA
- a CDS encoding MFS transporter, which codes for MTRRGAGMVALAAAAVVLLALTLRIAVASLSPLLTAIQRDFDVPAAVVGLIGMAPPAAFALAGMFAPSIERRIGLERLVLVAAALAAAMLVLRAVAVEAAGLLAATAGVFAAVGVANVLLPAVVKKYFPSRIGLMTTVYSSTMAVATFVPPLVAVPLAGAIGWRGSFLVWAAVAVAAVVPWVAMLLRARASHADEIEEPRASVLARVVRVPQTWALVVTFAVNSSAAYGLFAWLPPLLVDVAGVGAVQAGGLLALFSFMGMPVALVVPVIVSRVRRTTPFYAVAVVCGLVGVAGLLLAPAAATTLWVVLVGLVPLMFPMVLVLFGMRTRSHDTAVALSGFVQSVGYGLAALMPLAIGVTHEITGGWTAGIVLLGAAVLCIIPAAVVVSRNETIEQAWERRTGRTW
- a CDS encoding universal stress protein, translated to MTDLPRPAASGPVIAGVVPGQSPRVVQEAARYAALAYTELVVAHVDTTRFVAFEDPDGYVHPSTVDLAGAAARAALEEVQRAADAALAGSTAAWRVRQVFGDPALALMGLADEVGASLLVVGTRKRGLGESLREFLTGSVAARLTHRQHRPVLVVPVDEPAGPDEHLPWEG
- a CDS encoding potassium transporter Trk, coding for MVEQPVPERPMYIRDGIERATVRRAPKYGVFLAAGAFLGILVALVLTVAIDGTDVSPYTQVVYSELQVFAFTALICVVAGVALAAIVALVFERVLGRRTRQVIVDHEQHEV
- a CDS encoding PadR family transcriptional regulator gives rise to the protein MSPVFSHGDLRLYILSLLDEAPRHGYDLMQALTDRTGGTYSPSAGTIYPRLAKLEEEGLVTKTVDGRKTVYEITDAGRTEVADRSGDLEGIRAGLADSVRLIADEVRGSVRDAMRSLRADLAAAARDERDHSPSVPADDTRARSREQLSRADAAINEFRGRVRSELRAHVARGGELVASGVDEIEAALRQASEAASRAMRG
- the purM gene encoding phosphoribosylformylglycinamidine cyclo-ligase, whose product is MASAPHENPYSVAGVDTAAGDLAVELMKSAVRRTHGPEVLGGVGGFAGLFDASALRDYAKPLLATSTDGVGTKVAIAQAIDKHDTIGEDLVGMVVDDIVVVGARPLFMTDYIACGKVVPQRIADIVAGIARGCSATGTALVGGETAEHPGLLGIDDYDVAGAATGVVEADRVLGADRVKSGDVVLALASSGLHSNGYSLVRHIITGAGIAYGSLSADLGGTWGEALLEPTRLYTSPLLRLLDDEAVGTGIHSLSHVTGGGIAANLARVLPQNTWVDVDRSTWSPSPVFRVLADLGGLELTATEGTWNLGIGFLAVVAPEIADAAIAALQADGIATWQVGVVRDDIRPEGDYEQGAKGVDGGAVRLVGTYADAGTPANGAK
- a CDS encoding DUF3073 domain-containing protein — encoded protein: MGRGRQKAKNTKIARELKYDTYSVNYSALERELGAPESGEDAYVDKWADQYSDEYEDEKA
- a CDS encoding DUF559 domain-containing protein encodes the protein MASLPSDPVEFVRGAGGVVRSVRLKDEGLSWRAVADAVAAGRLLRIRRSWLALPDADASLRAAARGGVVVSCLSAAEHLGLWVARPRGAHVAASPHAGRVEVAAGTRVHRAHPVVPRHPDALVDSVENVLVLVATCIPREEAVIVWESALNKQMASAESLSRLALPGRARSLLDEVQPFADSGLESIVIFRLRWMKVRLLPQAFLHGHRVDLLIGERLVLQIDGAHHVGEQRAEDIRHDALLTLNGYHVIRVGYRQIVDDWPSVQYLISRAIAQGLHLARKR